A stretch of the Flavobacterium aquiphilum genome encodes the following:
- a CDS encoding protein-L-isoaspartate(D-aspartate) O-methyltransferase — protein MKDTAKHQGLRNQLVSVLEKKGITDKNVLEAIKKIPRHLFLNSSFEDYAYQDKAFPIAAGQTISQPYTVAFQTQLLEIKKGHKVLEIGTGSGYQTAVLCLVGAQVYSIERQNELFKQTSVLLPKLGIRPKHLSFGDGYKGLPNHAPFDSIIVTAGAPIIPQALMAQLKIGGRLVIPLGEDVQIMTLLIRINETQFEKHEFGEFRFVPLLEDKN, from the coding sequence TTGAAAGATACAGCCAAGCATCAAGGACTTCGAAATCAATTAGTATCCGTTTTAGAGAAGAAAGGGATCACTGATAAGAATGTCTTAGAAGCTATTAAAAAAATCCCACGTCATTTATTTTTAAATTCAAGTTTTGAAGATTACGCTTATCAAGATAAAGCTTTTCCGATAGCTGCCGGTCAGACTATTTCCCAGCCTTATACAGTTGCTTTTCAAACACAGTTGTTGGAAATAAAAAAAGGGCATAAAGTTTTGGAAATCGGGACGGGCTCTGGATACCAAACGGCTGTTTTGTGTCTGGTTGGTGCTCAGGTTTACAGTATTGAAAGACAAAATGAATTGTTTAAGCAAACATCTGTTTTGCTTCCAAAACTTGGTATTCGTCCCAAACATCTTTCTTTTGGGGATGGTTATAAAGGCTTGCCTAATCATGCGCCATTTGACAGCATCATTGTAACTGCAGGTGCTCCCATAATTCCTCAGGCTTTAATGGCACAACTTAAAATAGGAGGAAGACTAGTTATTCCGTTAGGAGAAGACGTCCAAATTATGACGCTGTTAATTCGCATAAATGAAACACAATTTGAAAAACACGAGTTTGGGGAATTTCGTTTTGTTCCTTTATTAGAGGATAAAAATTAA
- a CDS encoding LamG-like jellyroll fold domain-containing protein, whose protein sequence is MNLKTLLFKQVSKAVLLFGLVLSSGNLSSQTLAFPEAKGFGRYTTGARGVANPQIYLVTNLNDSGPGSFRDAVSQSGRFVIFKVGGIVNLLSQVVVATNTTIAGQTAPGEGIVFLGPRVTFTGASNTIARYLRIRYGGTAQNQDASGLANGANMIFDHMTFTWGTDEVFSINWDSKGLSPDNITIQNCIIGQGMHRHNHSAGGLIQPSGGKISLIENLYICNKTRNNKIKGINEFVNNVVYNWGNFGNIYGHAESGEAYIMGGDSAGSSDVNIINNYFIGGPNTSTTSTTPFSRGNANFFLYGSGNYFDNNRNGILDGNLVPQDLNGYPTGEAGSILSAPYDYPMKNTNLTAQEAYDKIVASAGASYPRRDQVDNLMISDLMSKGTKATYVYVQTDLTNQFGFVNGGAGHVYGAPAPLDSDNDGMPDAWEDSNGLNKNNPSDAVAHSTVSPEYLNIEVYVNGLMNTVPPEFIVPPTTITFTATSVEIPTPSSKVVVNWKDNSLNETNFVIERSTDGTSFAQIAQVAANTTTFTDINLVPNTLYYYRVKAIAATESSAYSEVNSLTTPAIPTAPAKAANPNPTTGFDYAELANGSLSLKWTGSTNTITYAIYLGTDPSNLAKLADVNYVVSPSYLATNLLPNTKYYWRVDASNAKGTATGTVWNFRTISDIPADMVGHWPFKEAALEGTQITDLSNYGNNGNLDSDFDNANVRIVGKANNALDFASSRNTSYMASIPNQDQIYLNKGSFSISFWMNAAPNLLPTGTTSSVYVLCKGSFTKNTTTGATGKRYNLEFKSGELRFAIDDDVIKKEIKATGSKFFTGNWEHVVLMRDVSAHKLRVYLNGVLQSELDETGVTGIGEPTDLIIGNIGELELAVGTAPAPYKGKLDELKIFNYALSASEIASIYNTTVINAPSNLTFQTSTIATPLASSTTVLNWNDNSNNEANIVLERSLDGIAFNRIAEFGANTTTYTDTDIVHSTKYYYRLKATNKTDSSNYSEVLEVITAPAPAPVKASNPIPQNGSYFLELPTSNFNLAWDSTIDATNYSVYFGTDPNNLSKLGDVPYSESPSFQIPFDLTSRVYYYWRVDANNDYGTTTGDVWSFRITTNEIVVHPNPVKNQANIEVPNYNSQNVTVTLLNQFGAVLLKEVLDTNGNSQGNFKLRLNKSYTPGVYILNVTGDDLNNNVKILIKQ, encoded by the coding sequence ATGAATTTAAAGACTTTACTTTTTAAGCAAGTTTCAAAGGCGGTATTGCTTTTCGGACTTGTGTTGAGTTCAGGGAATCTTAGTTCCCAAACGTTAGCCTTTCCCGAAGCAAAGGGATTTGGAAGGTACACAACTGGAGCTCGAGGAGTAGCTAATCCTCAAATTTACTTAGTAACCAATTTAAACGACAGTGGACCCGGCTCGTTTCGTGATGCCGTAAGCCAATCTGGCCGATTTGTAATATTCAAAGTTGGTGGTATCGTTAATTTGCTATCTCAGGTTGTTGTTGCCACTAATACAACAATAGCCGGACAAACAGCACCAGGTGAAGGAATAGTGTTTTTGGGGCCAAGAGTAACATTTACAGGAGCCAGTAATACTATAGCGCGTTATCTTCGTATTCGTTATGGGGGAACAGCCCAAAATCAGGATGCGTCTGGGCTTGCAAATGGTGCAAATATGATTTTTGATCATATGACTTTTACCTGGGGTACCGATGAAGTTTTTTCGATAAATTGGGATAGTAAGGGGTTAAGTCCGGACAATATTACAATTCAAAATTGTATTATAGGTCAGGGAATGCATCGTCACAATCATTCGGCAGGAGGATTGATTCAGCCGTCAGGAGGAAAAATTAGTTTGATTGAAAATTTATATATCTGTAATAAAACCCGAAATAATAAAATAAAAGGGATTAATGAGTTTGTAAACAATGTAGTTTATAATTGGGGGAACTTCGGGAATATTTACGGTCACGCTGAATCTGGGGAAGCTTATATCATGGGTGGGGATTCGGCTGGAAGTTCAGATGTTAACATCATTAATAATTATTTTATTGGCGGCCCCAATACTAGCACTACAAGTACTACACCATTTAGCAGAGGTAATGCTAATTTCTTTTTGTATGGTTCCGGAAATTATTTCGATAATAACAGGAATGGAATATTAGATGGAAATTTAGTTCCTCAGGATTTAAATGGTTACCCTACCGGAGAAGCTGGTAGTATTTTATCTGCACCGTATGATTATCCTATGAAAAACACAAATCTGACAGCTCAAGAGGCTTATGATAAAATTGTGGCAAGCGCAGGTGCATCATATCCAAGGCGCGATCAGGTAGATAATTTGATGATTTCTGATTTGATGTCAAAAGGAACCAAAGCTACTTATGTTTATGTTCAAACCGATTTGACTAATCAGTTTGGATTTGTGAATGGTGGTGCTGGGCATGTTTACGGCGCACCAGCTCCGTTAGATTCTGATAATGACGGTATGCCGGATGCTTGGGAAGACAGTAATGGATTGAATAAAAATAATCCTAGTGATGCTGTTGCTCATAGCACAGTTTCTCCAGAATACTTAAACATTGAAGTCTATGTAAATGGATTAATGAATACAGTACCTCCTGAATTTATAGTTCCTCCTACAACAATTACTTTCACTGCTACTTCAGTTGAGATACCAACCCCTTCAAGCAAAGTTGTTGTAAACTGGAAAGACAATTCGCTAAACGAAACTAATTTCGTAATTGAGCGTTCGACTGATGGAACTTCTTTTGCACAAATCGCGCAAGTTGCAGCTAATACAACTACTTTTACCGATATAAATTTAGTGCCAAATACGTTATATTACTATCGTGTAAAAGCAATCGCAGCTACGGAATCTTCCGCTTATAGTGAAGTGAATTCACTTACAACGCCTGCTATACCTACAGCTCCTGCAAAAGCAGCAAATCCTAATCCGACAACAGGTTTTGATTATGCCGAACTAGCAAACGGAAGTTTAAGCTTGAAATGGACCGGAAGTACTAACACTATAACTTACGCAATTTATTTAGGTACAGATCCATCAAATCTAGCCAAATTAGCTGATGTGAATTATGTGGTAAGCCCTTCGTATTTAGCTACAAATTTGTTACCAAACACTAAATATTATTGGAGGGTAGATGCCTCAAATGCGAAAGGAACTGCAACCGGAACGGTTTGGAATTTTAGAACTATTTCAGATATACCGGCTGATATGGTAGGACATTGGCCTTTTAAAGAGGCAGCTTTAGAAGGTACTCAAATTACCGATTTATCAAACTATGGCAATAACGGGAATTTAGATTCTGACTTTGATAATGCTAATGTTAGAATTGTCGGGAAAGCAAATAATGCTCTTGATTTTGCATCTTCAAGAAATACCAGCTACATGGCAAGTATTCCTAATCAAGATCAAATTTATTTGAACAAAGGTTCATTTTCTATTTCATTTTGGATGAATGCTGCTCCAAATTTGTTGCCAACAGGAACAACAAGTTCTGTTTATGTTTTATGCAAAGGATCATTTACAAAGAACACTACAACAGGGGCAACAGGAAAACGTTATAATCTAGAATTCAAAAGTGGGGAACTTCGTTTTGCTATAGATGATGATGTTATAAAGAAAGAGATAAAGGCTACCGGATCTAAATTTTTTACGGGTAATTGGGAACATGTTGTTTTGATGAGAGATGTTTCAGCTCATAAATTGCGTGTTTATTTAAACGGAGTGCTTCAGAGTGAACTTGACGAAACCGGTGTGACTGGAATTGGAGAACCAACAGATTTGATTATTGGGAACATTGGTGAACTAGAATTAGCAGTTGGAACTGCTCCAGCTCCATATAAAGGAAAATTAGATGAATTAAAGATTTTCAACTATGCTTTATCAGCTTCAGAAATTGCATCTATTTATAATACGACGGTTATAAATGCACCATCTAATTTAACTTTTCAAACTAGTACCATTGCGACGCCACTTGCTTCGAGTACTACAGTTCTAAATTGGAATGATAATTCAAATAACGAAGCAAATATTGTTTTAGAACGCTCATTGGACGGAATTGCTTTTAATCGAATTGCAGAGTTTGGAGCAAATACAACTACTTATACCGATACTGATATTGTTCATAGTACCAAATATTACTATCGATTAAAAGCGACTAACAAAACAGATTCTTCTAATTATAGTGAAGTGCTCGAAGTGATAACTGCACCAGCGCCAGCACCGGTAAAAGCAAGTAATCCAATTCCTCAAAACGGTTCTTATTTCTTGGAGTTACCGACAAGTAATTTTAATTTAGCTTGGGATAGCACAATAGATGCTACAAATTATTCAGTGTATTTTGGAACTGATCCTAATAATTTAAGTAAATTAGGTGATGTGCCTTATTCGGAAAGCCCATCGTTTCAAATTCCTTTTGATTTGACTTCAAGAGTATATTATTACTGGAGGGTAGATGCCAACAATGATTATGGGACAACAACTGGTGATGTTTGGAGTTTTAGAATAACTACAAACGAGATTGTAGTACACCCGAATCCTGTGAAAAATCAAGCTAATATCGAAGTTCCTAATTACAATTCCCAAAATGTGACCGTTACTTTACTTAATCAATTTGGAGCTGTACTTTTAAAAGAAGTATTGGATACAAATGGAAACAGTCAAGGGAATTTTAAGCTTCGTTTAAACAAAAGTTATACTCCCGGTGTTTACATTTTAAATGTTACAGGAGATGATTTGAACAATAATGTGAAAATTTTGATAAAACAATAA
- the smpB gene encoding SsrA-binding protein SmpB: protein MQKTVNILNKRARFDYEILETYTAGIVLAGTEIKSIRLGKANITESFCEFSNNELFAINTYIEEYSFGNQFNHKARSERKLLLNRRELKSLARSVQAKGLTIVPLKLFTNEKGLAKLQIGLCRGKKTYDKRESLKEQDTKRDLDRIKKSY, encoded by the coding sequence ATGCAAAAAACTGTTAACATACTCAATAAAAGAGCCCGATTCGATTACGAAATCCTTGAAACCTATACGGCAGGAATCGTTTTGGCGGGTACTGAAATCAAATCTATCCGATTAGGGAAAGCAAATATTACCGAAAGTTTTTGTGAATTCAGTAACAACGAACTTTTTGCCATCAATACCTATATTGAGGAATATAGTTTTGGAAACCAATTCAACCATAAAGCCCGTAGCGAGCGAAAACTGCTATTAAACAGAAGAGAACTAAAAAGTCTTGCCCGAAGTGTCCAAGCCAAAGGTCTTACAATAGTTCCGTTAAAATTGTTTACCAACGAAAAAGGTTTGGCAAAACTACAAATTGGGCTTTGCAGAGGTAAAAAAACATACGACAAAAGGGAATCACTTAAGGAACAGGACACTAAACGAGATTTAGACAGGATAAAAAAGTCATATTAA
- a CDS encoding VF530 family protein yields MEKQHSKDPLHGVTLQKIVETLVDYYGFDTLGELIRIKSFNLNPSVKSSLTFLRKTDWARKQVEELYIKTLPKLQSK; encoded by the coding sequence ATGGAAAAACAACACTCAAAAGACCCGCTTCATGGAGTTACCCTCCAAAAAATAGTCGAAACACTAGTGGATTATTATGGTTTTGACACTTTGGGCGAACTGATTCGAATAAAATCCTTCAATCTAAATCCAAGTGTAAAATCAAGTCTTACCTTTTTACGAAAAACCGATTGGGCCAGAAAACAAGTTGAGGAATTGTATATAAAAACGCTTCCGAAATTACAATCCAAATAA
- a CDS encoding GNAT family N-acetyltransferase, giving the protein MLEINFLPFPILKTERLLLRHVNINDAEAILSLRSNDEVMKYIPRPYLKTKEEALELIAMFDDKIENGIGINWGICFLDEPEKLIGIIGHYRLKPEHYRAEVGYMIFPEYNGKGIVSEALQKVIEYGFKEMKLHSIEAILDPENKGSEKVLLKNGFVKEGHFIENEYYEGRFLDSLVYSLLNK; this is encoded by the coding sequence ATGCTAGAAATTAACTTTTTACCATTTCCAATATTAAAAACAGAGCGTTTATTATTAAGACATGTCAATATAAATGATGCTGAGGCCATTTTATCTTTGCGTTCGAATGACGAAGTGATGAAATATATTCCCAGACCCTATCTTAAGACCAAAGAAGAAGCCTTGGAACTTATCGCAATGTTTGATGATAAAATTGAAAATGGAATTGGTATCAATTGGGGAATTTGCTTTCTTGACGAACCCGAAAAACTCATCGGAATCATTGGTCATTACCGATTAAAACCAGAGCACTACAGAGCAGAAGTTGGCTATATGATATTTCCTGAATACAATGGAAAAGGAATTGTTTCTGAAGCTTTGCAAAAAGTAATTGAGTATGGTTTTAAAGAAATGAAACTACACTCAATTGAAGCCATTTTGGATCCGGAAAACAAAGGTTCGGAGAAAGTTTTATTAAAAAATGGTTTTGTAAAAGAAGGTCATTTTATTGAAAATGAATACTACGAAGGCCGTTTTCTTGATTCGTTGGTTTATTCCCTTTTGAATAAATAA
- a CDS encoding aldose 1-epimerase family protein gives MITTITNQFLTAQIKHTGAELCSLKDNSNREYIWNGNPDFWGKHSPVLFPIVGTLKNNSYQYDNAQYQLSRHGFAREMDFELIDKQENSATFSLIAPQSTKEKYPFDFDLHLIYTLDNRSLKIEYKVFNNGESTMPFSIGAHPAFDLPGDFKNYSLVFEKEETLNYYLLEEGLISNKTNELILDKNELHLNYKLFENDALVFKNIASKSITILDKSKPFLKVSYTDFPDLGIWTPNAPFICIEPWFGYSDTVEKSGNIFEKEGIQLLEAKAIFHSAFSIEIL, from the coding sequence GTGATTACAACTATAACCAACCAATTTTTAACCGCACAAATTAAACACACAGGAGCCGAATTATGCTCACTAAAAGACAATTCAAATAGAGAATACATCTGGAATGGGAATCCTGATTTTTGGGGAAAGCATTCTCCCGTTTTATTCCCTATTGTAGGCACACTAAAAAACAATAGCTATCAATACGACAATGCTCAATATCAATTATCAAGACACGGTTTTGCCCGTGAAATGGATTTTGAATTAATTGACAAACAAGAAAATAGCGCGACTTTTTCATTAATTGCTCCCCAATCAACTAAAGAAAAATATCCTTTTGACTTTGACTTGCATTTGATTTATACTTTGGATAACAGATCCTTAAAAATTGAATATAAAGTTTTCAATAATGGAGAGTCCACAATGCCTTTTTCAATTGGTGCCCATCCAGCATTTGACTTACCAGGCGATTTTAAAAATTACAGTTTGGTCTTCGAAAAGGAAGAAACTTTAAACTATTATTTACTGGAAGAAGGTTTGATTTCGAATAAAACAAATGAATTAATTTTAGATAAAAATGAATTGCATTTGAACTACAAATTGTTTGAAAATGATGCTTTGGTTTTCAAAAACATAGCTTCAAAATCGATTACCATTTTGGACAAATCCAAACCATTTTTAAAAGTAAGCTACACCGATTTTCCTGATTTAGGAATCTGGACTCCAAACGCGCCTTTTATTTGTATCGAGCCTTGGTTTGGCTATTCGGACACTGTGGAGAAATCTGGAAATATTTTTGAAAAAGAAGGCATTCAACTATTGGAAGCGAAAGCAATTTTTCATTCCGCTTTCAGTATCGAAATTCTCTAA
- a CDS encoding M1 family metallopeptidase → MRNNCFRVLFQLALLIVFNTSWSQDAVPTGTTQPVSKYDYHDAFGPFFYTNNGSSTRSANGAPGHEYWQNRADYKLTAKLNEKTNEIVGSEILTYTNNSTDVMSFVWMHLDQNLFKSDSRGNALIPLTGSRNGARGEIFDGGHKIKSVKIVTTSKGGKSTEKEAKYTITDTRMQIFLPDNLKAKGGVVKIKIDFSFISPKEGSDRMGVLDTKNGKIFTIAQWYPRMCVYDDIRGWNTNPYLGASEFYLEYGDFDANITVPANHVVVCSGELLNASAVYTAEEQKRIAQAKQSEKTVMIRTAEEVAANASKAGTTSEKTWHFKIKNARDLSWASSPAFILDGARINLPSGAKALALSAYPVESAGNEAWGRATEYTKTSIENYSKRWFEYPYPVATNVAGNEGGMEYPGIVFCGWESKGEDLWGVTDHEFGHGWFPMIVGSNERLYGWMDEGFNTFINSISSSDFNNGEYKAKPTDLHQNADYFTNPKNEPIMSSPDNMKEKNIGLLCYFKPSSGLITLREQILGPERFDLAFRTYTERWAFKHPAPDDFFRTMENVAGEDLNWFWRGWFVNNWRLDQGVNSVKYVKNAPSKGAIITIENFEKMAMPVVLDVKTKSGKVTRVKLPVEIWQRNVDWSFKVETTEEIESVVIDADHTFPDVNESNNTWKSGTGVVEKDIILDGYLGKFSTKAAPLKIEITEKNSVLYAEITNYPKFSLAPIGKDKFESKEAGVTLEFNEAKNAFDMIISSNQKLPFTRD, encoded by the coding sequence ATGAGAAATAATTGTTTTAGAGTACTGTTTCAATTGGCTTTATTAATTGTATTTAATACCTCATGGAGTCAGGATGCAGTTCCAACAGGAACTACCCAACCGGTTTCAAAGTACGATTATCACGATGCCTTTGGTCCATTTTTTTATACCAATAACGGTTCGTCAACACGATCTGCAAATGGAGCACCAGGACATGAATATTGGCAAAATAGGGCAGACTACAAACTAACTGCCAAATTAAATGAAAAAACGAATGAAATTGTAGGTTCCGAAATACTTACTTATACAAATAATAGTACTGATGTAATGTCTTTTGTGTGGATGCATTTGGATCAAAATTTATTCAAATCAGATTCCAGAGGAAATGCTCTTATTCCATTGACGGGAAGCCGTAACGGAGCAAGAGGTGAAATTTTTGACGGTGGCCACAAAATTAAATCTGTTAAAATTGTTACTACTTCAAAAGGCGGAAAATCAACCGAAAAAGAAGCAAAATACACTATTACTGACACGAGAATGCAAATTTTTCTTCCGGATAATTTGAAAGCCAAAGGTGGTGTAGTGAAAATTAAAATTGATTTCTCATTTATTTCTCCAAAAGAAGGTTCGGACAGAATGGGAGTTTTGGATACCAAAAACGGTAAAATTTTTACGATTGCACAATGGTATCCACGTATGTGTGTGTATGATGACATAAGAGGTTGGAATACGAATCCATATTTGGGAGCTTCTGAGTTTTATTTGGAGTATGGAGACTTTGATGCCAATATTACAGTACCTGCGAATCATGTTGTAGTTTGCTCGGGTGAGTTGCTAAATGCTTCTGCTGTTTATACTGCCGAAGAGCAAAAAAGAATTGCTCAAGCAAAACAAAGCGAGAAAACGGTTATGATTCGTACTGCTGAAGAAGTGGCTGCTAATGCTTCAAAAGCAGGAACAACTTCTGAAAAAACGTGGCATTTTAAAATAAAAAATGCTCGTGATCTTTCCTGGGCATCTTCTCCGGCATTTATTTTGGATGGAGCCAGAATTAATTTACCAAGTGGGGCAAAAGCATTGGCATTGTCTGCTTATCCTGTAGAAAGTGCAGGGAATGAGGCTTGGGGACGTGCTACAGAATATACTAAAACTTCGATTGAGAATTATTCCAAAAGATGGTTTGAATATCCTTATCCAGTTGCGACAAACGTAGCTGGTAATGAAGGAGGAATGGAATATCCTGGAATTGTTTTTTGTGGTTGGGAGTCAAAAGGAGAGGATTTATGGGGAGTTACAGACCATGAATTTGGTCATGGCTGGTTCCCAATGATTGTGGGTTCAAATGAGCGTTTATATGGTTGGATGGACGAAGGATTCAATACTTTTATTAATTCAATCAGTTCTTCTGATTTTAATAATGGTGAATATAAAGCTAAGCCAACAGATCTTCATCAAAACGCGGATTATTTTACAAATCCAAAGAATGAACCAATAATGAGTTCTCCTGATAATATGAAAGAAAAAAATATTGGTCTTTTATGTTATTTCAAACCAAGTTCGGGATTGATTACTTTAAGGGAACAAATATTAGGACCGGAGCGTTTTGATTTAGCGTTCAGGACTTATACAGAGCGTTGGGCTTTTAAACACCCGGCTCCGGACGATTTTTTCAGAACTATGGAAAATGTAGCAGGTGAGGACTTAAATTGGTTTTGGAGAGGTTGGTTTGTGAATAACTGGCGATTGGATCAAGGTGTGAACTCGGTTAAATATGTGAAAAATGCCCCAAGTAAAGGAGCTATAATCACTATTGAAAATTTTGAAAAAATGGCAATGCCAGTGGTTTTGGATGTAAAAACCAAAAGCGGAAAAGTAACCCGTGTTAAACTTCCAGTTGAGATCTGGCAGCGCAACGTTGATTGGTCATTTAAAGTAGAAACTACCGAAGAAATCGAAAGTGTAGTTATTGATGCCGATCATACATTCCCGGATGTGAATGAAAGCAATAATACTTGGAAATCAGGTACAGGAGTAGTTGAAAAAGATATTATTTTGGATGGGTACCTAGGTAAATTCTCTACTAAAGCTGCTCCTTTGAAAATTGAGATCACCGAAAAAAACAGTGTTCTTTACGCTGAAATTACCAATTATCCGAAATTTTCACTTGCACCAATTGGTAAAGATAAATTTGAATCCAAAGAAGCAGGTGTAACCTTAGAGTTTAACGAGGCGAAAAATGCATTTGATATGATTATCAGTTCCAACCAAAAGTTACCTTTTACAAGGGATTAG
- a CDS encoding agmatine deiminase family protein yields the protein MTTLTRRFPAEWEKQQGILLCFPHNGKDWPGKYEAVQWAFVEFIKKVATYEQVFLVVADEIQKNRVTEMLEMAYVKMSSVSFIIHKTNRSWMRDSGPIIVKNGEKREALNFNFNGWAKYRNINLDKHVPAKVGDFLNIPVTQVMYKGKPVIVEGGAIDVNGRGTLLTSEECLMHPDIQVRNPGFTKEDYEAIFKEYLGVTNVIWLGDGIEGDDTHGHIDDLCRFVNEDTIVTIVELDPNDSNYKPLQDNLKRLQNAKLEDGKSPVIVSLPMPKRIDFDGLRLPASYANFLILNNCVLVPTFNDANDRIALNILAECFPDREVIGISAIDFIWGFGTLHCLSQQIPE from the coding sequence ATGACAACACTTACAAGACGATTTCCTGCAGAATGGGAAAAACAACAAGGAATTTTATTGTGTTTTCCACATAACGGAAAAGATTGGCCGGGGAAATATGAAGCCGTTCAGTGGGCTTTTGTTGAATTCATCAAAAAAGTTGCTACTTACGAACAGGTATTCTTGGTTGTTGCCGATGAAATTCAAAAGAACAGAGTGACCGAAATGCTTGAAATGGCTTATGTAAAAATGAGCAGCGTTTCATTCATTATACATAAAACCAATCGCAGTTGGATGCGTGATTCAGGTCCAATTATTGTAAAAAACGGAGAAAAAAGAGAAGCTTTAAACTTCAATTTTAACGGTTGGGCAAAATATAGAAACATCAATTTGGACAAACATGTTCCTGCCAAAGTTGGTGATTTCCTAAATATTCCTGTTACTCAAGTAATGTACAAAGGAAAACCTGTAATTGTCGAAGGCGGTGCTATTGATGTAAACGGTAGAGGAACGTTATTGACTTCTGAAGAATGCTTGATGCACCCTGATATCCAAGTTAGAAATCCAGGTTTTACCAAAGAAGATTACGAAGCCATTTTCAAAGAATACCTTGGAGTTACCAATGTAATTTGGTTAGGCGACGGAATTGAGGGCGATGACACTCACGGGCATATAGATGATTTATGCAGATTTGTAAATGAAGACACTATTGTAACCATAGTTGAATTGGATCCTAATGACAGCAATTACAAACCATTGCAAGACAATTTAAAAAGACTGCAAAATGCTAAACTTGAAGATGGAAAATCCCCTGTTATAGTGTCGTTACCAATGCCAAAACGAATTGACTTTGACGGATTGCGTTTACCGGCTAGTTATGCCAATTTCTTGATTTTAAACAATTGTGTTTTGGTTCCAACTTTTAATGATGCCAATGACAGAATCGCTCTAAATATTTTGGCAGAATGTTTCCCTGACAGAGAAGTTATCGGGATTAGTGCTATTGACTTCATTTGGGGATTTGGAACGTTGCACTGCTTAAGTCAGCAGATTCCGGAGTAA